The following are encoded in a window of Chitinophagaceae bacterium genomic DNA:
- a CDS encoding PLP-dependent transferase, with protein sequence MSNATQLIHSIPVDPLTGALSVPIYQTSTYVQEAPGVNKGYDYARSNNPTRGTLEDIIARLEKGSVGIAFGSGLAAIDAVVKLLKAGDEILAVDDIYGGAFRLFTHIYEKFGIKVNYVDTTHAENVFNAITPGTRLIWLETPTNPTLKVSDIGAIARVAKAHSCLLCVDNTFASPALQQPLTLGADIVVHSATKYLGGHSDLIAGLVVTREKELGDKIKFIQNASGAILAPFDSWLVIRGIETLHLRVHQHGRNAQAVAEFLETHPAVDNVYYPGLKTHRNHDIARKQSKGFGGIVSFSLKNDTEEAATAFVTNTSYFKLAESLGGVKSLLCHPAQMTHKSIPPEKRRAAGVADSLIRLSVGLEEVEDLVADLEQAFTRLNETKKELVTGIGA encoded by the coding sequence ATGAGCAATGCAACACAACTCATCCACAGCATCCCCGTTGACCCTTTAACCGGCGCCCTGAGTGTACCCATTTATCAAACCAGTACCTATGTGCAGGAAGCACCTGGGGTAAACAAAGGATATGATTATGCCCGGAGCAATAATCCAACAAGAGGAACATTGGAGGATATCATTGCCCGTCTCGAAAAAGGCTCCGTAGGTATTGCCTTTGGCAGCGGGCTGGCCGCCATTGATGCGGTTGTCAAATTACTCAAAGCCGGTGATGAGATCCTGGCCGTGGACGATATTTATGGCGGTGCATTCCGTCTCTTCACGCATATCTATGAAAAATTCGGCATCAAAGTGAATTATGTGGATACCACCCATGCGGAGAATGTTTTCAATGCCATTACACCCGGCACCAGGCTTATCTGGCTGGAAACGCCCACCAACCCCACCCTTAAAGTAAGCGATATCGGGGCCATTGCACGGGTCGCAAAGGCCCATTCCTGTCTACTTTGCGTGGATAATACTTTTGCATCACCCGCCTTACAACAACCTCTCACGCTGGGAGCTGATATTGTAGTGCACAGCGCCACCAAGTATTTAGGCGGACACAGTGACCTCATCGCGGGGCTTGTGGTTACCAGGGAAAAAGAACTGGGCGATAAAATAAAATTCATCCAGAATGCCAGCGGCGCCATCCTTGCTCCCTTCGACAGCTGGCTGGTGATCCGAGGCATCGAAACCCTCCACCTGCGTGTGCATCAGCATGGCCGCAATGCCCAGGCTGTGGCGGAATTCCTTGAAACACATCCTGCCGTTGACAACGTTTATTATCCCGGGTTGAAAACACATCGCAACCACGATATTGCACGAAAACAAAGCAAAGGTTTTGGCGGCATTGTTTCATTCAGTTTGAAAAACGACACGGAAGAAGCAGCAACTGCTTTTGTTACCAATACCAGTTATTTTAAACTGGCCGAAAGCTTAGGGGGTGTGAAAAGTTTGCTCTGCCATCCTGCACAAATGACGCATAAAAGCATCCCTCCTGAAAAAAGGCGGGCAGCGGGTGTTGCCGACAGCCTTATCCGCCTGAGCGTTGGGCTGGAAGAAGTGGAAGACCTGGTAGCTGACCTGGAACAGGCCTTTACCAGGCTTAACGAAACAAAGAAAGAGTTGGTTACCGGCATCGGTGCATAG
- a CDS encoding homoserine dehydrogenase produces the protein MNQLTDKLTIGLFGFGVVGKGLYDVLHTTPTLKASIKKICIKNAGKKRSIDAGNFTTDAAVLLGDESINVIVELIDDADAAFEIVKTALQNGKAVVSANKKMIAEHFEELLDLQQKHRTAFLYEAACCASMPIVRNLEEYYDNDLLKSIRGIINGSTNFILTRIFEEQLEFKEALALAQQAGFAESDPKLDIGGFDAANKLSILLAHSFGVISKPAEFIFNGIENISLPDAVVAGEKKYGIKLVANAKKLGSGKLAAFVLPQFITPGDDLFHVQNEFNAVTTESTFADKHFFKGKGAGAFPTASAVLSDISALRYNYKYEYKKIFHQTDTRLSNEYYLKVFISTDDISKVKKDDFEWIEEWHNGFQYSWLLAVIHAEKLYNTGWWKQEGVSLILCPEPIIENIDYKKISRRSLELAGVV, from the coding sequence ATCAACCAATTAACAGATAAACTGACCATCGGCCTCTTCGGTTTCGGCGTGGTAGGTAAAGGCCTTTATGATGTATTGCATACCACTCCTACTCTAAAAGCTTCCATCAAAAAGATCTGTATAAAGAATGCAGGTAAGAAGAGAAGCATTGACGCCGGTAATTTCACAACCGATGCCGCCGTACTGCTGGGAGACGAAAGCATCAATGTGATCGTTGAACTGATCGATGATGCAGATGCCGCATTTGAAATCGTAAAAACGGCTTTACAGAACGGCAAGGCGGTAGTAAGCGCCAACAAAAAAATGATCGCTGAACATTTTGAAGAATTGCTGGATCTTCAGCAAAAACACAGAACGGCGTTTCTGTATGAAGCCGCCTGTTGCGCCAGCATGCCCATTGTACGCAACCTGGAAGAATATTATGACAACGACCTGTTGAAATCCATCCGGGGCATCATCAACGGTTCCACCAACTTCATTCTTACAAGGATTTTTGAAGAGCAACTGGAATTCAAAGAGGCGCTGGCCCTGGCACAACAGGCAGGTTTTGCCGAAAGCGATCCCAAACTGGATATTGGTGGTTTTGATGCAGCGAATAAACTCAGCATCCTGCTGGCCCATTCCTTTGGAGTGATCTCAAAACCAGCTGAGTTCATCTTTAACGGCATTGAAAATATCTCCCTGCCCGATGCAGTAGTTGCCGGGGAAAAGAAATACGGCATCAAACTGGTGGCCAATGCCAAGAAGCTGGGATCGGGAAAACTGGCAGCATTTGTACTGCCGCAATTCATAACTCCGGGCGATGACCTCTTCCATGTGCAAAATGAATTCAATGCAGTAACTACCGAAAGCACATTTGCTGACAAACATTTTTTTAAAGGCAAGGGCGCCGGTGCCTTCCCTACTGCTTCAGCTGTTTTAAGTGATATATCAGCCCTCCGGTACAATTATAAATACGAATACAAAAAGATATTTCACCAGACCGATACCCGGTTAAGCAATGAATATTACTTAAAGGTATTCATCAGCACAGACGATATCAGTAAGGTAAAAAAAGATGACTTTGAATGGATAGAAGAATGGCACAATGGATTTCAATACAGCTGGCTGCTGGCAGTGATCCATGCTGAAAAACTATACAATACCGGTTGGTGGAAACAGGAAGGGGTGTCTCTCATACTATGCCCCGAGCCCATTATTGAGAACATAGATTATAAAAAGATAAGCAGGCGCAGCCTGGAACTGGCAGGCGTGGTCTGA
- a CDS encoding trimeric intracellular cation channel family protein, translated as MISYYFNLFGVLMFAMSGALAALDKNMYKDLFGISFTGFATAVGGGTLRDILGAHPIAWVADNNYLIAITAGIILMIIFRKQLHRIPKILLVFDSIGIAIYTIIGMEKALALDVAPLAAVVMGLFTAVMGGVIRDTLINEIPQIFRKEIYATACIAGALVYLLLKYSSLPEIWSAVISIVTIIAIRLAAVKFRWSLPKLDI; from the coding sequence ATGATCAGCTATTATTTCAACCTGTTTGGGGTGCTAATGTTTGCCATGTCTGGAGCGCTGGCAGCATTGGATAAGAACATGTATAAAGACCTGTTTGGTATCAGTTTCACTGGCTTTGCAACGGCCGTAGGAGGCGGTACGCTCAGGGATATCCTGGGCGCTCACCCCATTGCATGGGTAGCAGATAACAATTACCTCATTGCCATTACAGCAGGCATTATCCTGATGATCATCTTCAGAAAACAATTGCACAGGATACCAAAGATCCTGCTGGTATTCGACTCCATCGGCATTGCGATCTATACCATCATTGGCATGGAAAAAGCGCTTGCACTGGATGTGGCTCCCCTGGCAGCCGTGGTAATGGGATTGTTTACCGCCGTAATGGGCGGGGTGATAAGAGATACACTCATCAATGAGATACCCCAGATATTCCGGAAGGAAATTTATGCCACCGCCTGTATTGCCGGCGCCCTGGTTTATCTATTATTGAAATACAGTTCACTGCCGGAGATATGGAGTGCAGTGATCAGTATCGTTACGATCATAGCGATCCGCCTGGCTGCAGTAAAATTCAGATGGTCGCTGCCGAAACTGGATATATGA
- a CDS encoding CBS domain-containing protein — translation MKVSDILKGKVSNIYSVTGEVSVYDAIKVMGEKNIGALLIMEGDKLTGILSERDYARKVVLKGKSSRETPVKDIMTEQVLTVTPGDTIEKCMAIMTDKHIRHLPVVEDSRVLGMISIGDVVNSIIESQKETIAHLQSYIAQ, via the coding sequence ATGAAAGTTTCCGACATTTTAAAGGGCAAGGTCAGCAACATTTATTCCGTTACCGGGGAGGTAAGTGTATATGATGCCATCAAGGTAATGGGCGAAAAGAACATCGGTGCATTGCTGATCATGGAAGGTGATAAACTTACCGGCATTCTCTCTGAAAGGGATTATGCCCGGAAAGTGGTACTAAAAGGAAAATCGTCCCGGGAAACACCGGTAAAGGATATCATGACAGAACAGGTATTAACTGTGACCCCGGGTGATACCATTGAAAAATGCATGGCCATCATGACCGATAAACATATCCGTCACCTGCCTGTTGTAGAAGACAGCAGGGTGCTGGGAATGATATCCATTGGTGATGTGGTGAACAGTATCATTGAGTCACAAAAGGAAACGATAGCCCACCTGCAGAGTTATATTGCACAGTAA
- a CDS encoding phosphatase PAP2 family protein, translating into MKKLVSLLVIATGLMLFNSCSKSIDEQNMQYPMINPTRPDGNAGTWKPILLTSANEFACPAPIATTSPDYVIQLNEIKSFQNEITREERNLVEYWGAGAVLRWNEIMRELVALHNLPPYQNPDGTYPAPSPNNPLAYPTFPFANPPYAARAYAYLSASQYDALVAAYYYKQLYNRTAPFNVDANIQTLLPKSTLPSYPSEDAVVLGVSVEMLKLLFPGDQDYINQRAEEHRRARLIAGANVRSDLDAGEALGKLVAAKFVARARGDRAGVAGGNAILWAKLKNDCIARGEIPWISQESPERPPMLPAFGAVRTFLFDSLTMVTSIRPGPPPSTGSQQFKNELEEVYRFSKDLTREQLRISIFWADGLRTYTPPGHWNYIAAGDFASEHFSEPRWARNMALLNMSMMDAAVVCWDAKFTYFNPRPSQMDSRIKTPIGLPNFPSYISGHSTFSGAAATVLGYIIPSKAQQYTNWALEASVSRMYGAIHYRSDCEVGITTGNKVGTYAVNRGHTDGAE; encoded by the coding sequence ATGAAAAAATTAGTATCACTCCTGGTCATAGCAACGGGCTTAATGCTGTTCAATTCCTGTTCAAAGAGCATTGACGAACAGAATATGCAATACCCGATGATCAATCCAACCCGGCCGGATGGCAATGCGGGTACCTGGAAACCGATCCTGTTAACTTCCGCCAATGAGTTTGCCTGCCCGGCGCCTATTGCAACCACATCACCGGATTATGTGATCCAGTTAAATGAGATCAAAAGTTTCCAGAACGAGATCACCCGGGAGGAAAGGAATCTTGTTGAATACTGGGGAGCCGGGGCCGTATTGCGCTGGAACGAGATCATGCGGGAACTGGTGGCGTTGCATAACCTGCCGCCATACCAGAATCCGGATGGGACCTACCCGGCACCAAGCCCCAATAATCCACTGGCATACCCGACTTTCCCTTTTGCCAATCCGCCCTATGCGGCGAGGGCTTATGCTTACCTGAGCGCTTCTCAATACGATGCGTTGGTTGCTGCTTATTATTACAAGCAACTGTATAACCGTACGGCGCCATTTAATGTGGATGCAAACATCCAGACCTTGTTGCCCAAATCCACTTTGCCATCTTACCCAAGTGAAGATGCAGTGGTATTGGGTGTATCCGTAGAAATGCTGAAACTGTTATTCCCCGGCGACCAGGACTATATCAACCAGCGTGCTGAGGAGCACCGGAGGGCAAGATTGATTGCCGGTGCTAATGTAAGAAGCGACCTTGATGCCGGTGAAGCGTTGGGTAAACTGGTAGCGGCAAAGTTCGTAGCTCGTGCAAGGGGTGACAGGGCCGGTGTTGCCGGTGGTAATGCAATACTTTGGGCAAAACTGAAGAATGATTGTATTGCCCGCGGCGAAATACCCTGGATAAGCCAGGAATCACCTGAACGTCCGCCCATGTTGCCGGCTTTTGGGGCAGTAAGAACATTTTTATTTGATTCGCTGACCATGGTTACAAGTATACGCCCGGGCCCGCCACCTTCCACGGGGTCGCAGCAATTTAAAAATGAACTGGAAGAGGTCTATAGGTTCAGTAAGGACCTGACGAGAGAACAGTTGCGGATATCAATATTCTGGGCCGATGGTTTACGAACCTATACGCCACCCGGGCACTGGAATTATATTGCTGCCGGTGATTTTGCCAGTGAGCATTTCAGCGAACCCCGGTGGGCACGTAATATGGCTTTGCTGAATATGTCGATGATGGATGCGGCAGTGGTATGCTGGGATGCTAAGTTCACTTATTTCAACCCACGCCCGTCGCAAATGGACAGCCGTATAAAAACGCCGATCGGGCTGCCTAACTTTCCATCCTATATTTCCGGGCACAGCACCTTCAGCGGCGCTGCTGCAACGGTGTTGGGATATATTATTCCTTCAAAGGCCCAACAGTATACCAACTGGGCATTGGAGGCTTCTGTATCCCGTATGTACGGGGCCATCCATTACCGCAGTGATTGTGAAGTAGGTATTACCACAGGGAATAAAGTGGGTACCTATGCAGTGAACAGGGGACATACAGATGGTGCGGAGTAA
- the preA gene encoding NAD-dependent dihydropyrimidine dehydrogenase subunit PreA — protein sequence MASLESNFLGIRSPNPFWLASAPPTDKKINVLRAFEAGWGGVVWKTLGSQVKNVSSRYSAVNFGSKRMMGLNNIELISDRPLDLNLKEIKECLRLFPDRAMVVSLMADNDKKSWHELIKKVEDTGAHGLELNFGCPHGMTERGMGAAVGQDPEIACMVVEWVMEAATIPVITKLTPNVHSVVPTGRSVVKAGTNGLSLINTIQSVTGIDLDTFVPNPYVAGKSVFGGYCGPAVKPIALKMLTTIAQDEVTSKVPISGIGGVSTWKDAVEFMLLGASNVQVCTAAMNHGFRIVEDMIEGMNNWMDEKGFKTLNDFIGKSVEKITHWEDLDINYHHIAKINQDKCIHCGLCYIACEDASHQSINLAYGKPYNTYTVKDEECVGCNLCKLVCPVNDCITMEEHRVAPEYLNWVEFQKKGLPLNDH from the coding sequence ATGGCCTCTCTTGAATCAAACTTCCTCGGCATAAGATCTCCCAACCCGTTCTGGTTAGCGAGTGCGCCACCTACTGATAAGAAAATAAATGTGCTCCGTGCTTTTGAGGCCGGATGGGGCGGCGTGGTCTGGAAAACACTGGGCAGCCAGGTAAAGAATGTTTCATCCAGGTATTCCGCGGTGAATTTCGGCAGTAAAAGGATGATGGGACTGAATAATATTGAACTGATCAGCGACCGCCCGCTTGACCTGAATTTAAAAGAAATAAAAGAATGTCTCAGGCTTTTTCCCGACCGGGCCATGGTGGTTTCACTGATGGCAGACAATGATAAAAAAAGCTGGCACGAACTGATCAAAAAAGTGGAAGACACCGGGGCACATGGACTGGAGCTGAATTTCGGTTGCCCGCATGGCATGACCGAAAGGGGCATGGGCGCTGCCGTAGGACAAGACCCTGAGATCGCCTGCATGGTGGTGGAGTGGGTGATGGAAGCGGCAACCATCCCGGTGATCACCAAATTAACGCCCAATGTTCATTCCGTTGTTCCTACAGGCCGTTCGGTGGTTAAGGCAGGAACGAACGGGTTGTCCCTGATAAATACCATTCAATCCGTGACCGGCATCGACCTGGATACCTTTGTTCCCAACCCCTATGTAGCAGGTAAGTCGGTGTTTGGAGGTTATTGCGGACCTGCAGTAAAACCCATTGCATTAAAAATGCTTACCACCATTGCCCAGGATGAAGTGACCAGCAAAGTTCCCATCTCAGGTATTGGCGGCGTTAGTACCTGGAAAGACGCCGTGGAGTTCATGTTGCTGGGGGCAAGTAATGTGCAGGTTTGTACGGCTGCCATGAACCACGGATTCCGGATCGTGGAAGACATGATCGAAGGAATGAATAACTGGATGGATGAAAAAGGATTCAAGACGTTAAATGACTTCATCGGTAAATCGGTTGAAAAGATCACGCATTGGGAAGACCTTGATATCAACTATCACCACATCGCTAAAATAAACCAGGATAAATGCATCCACTGCGGTCTTTGCTATATAGCCTGCGAAGATGCATCGCACCAGTCCATCAATCTTGCGTATGGAAAACCATACAATACCTATACGGTGAAGGATGAAGAATGCGTGGGTTGTAACCTTTGCAAACTGGTATGCCCCGTAAATGACTGCATTACCATGGAAGAACACCGGGTTGCCCCCGAGTATCTGAACTGGGTAGAATTCCAGAAAAAGGGATTGCCACTCAATGATCATTGA
- a CDS encoding four helix bundle protein yields MKTENKILELTFDFSLQVISLYKTLIQQNEYVISKQLLRSSTSIGANVEEANAAQTKRDFIMKMSIASKEARETKYWLRLLDKSQIMKYEYEVYLKNIEHIINILTKIVKTSQESLAPK; encoded by the coding sequence ATGAAGACAGAAAACAAAATACTGGAATTAACTTTTGATTTTTCCCTTCAGGTCATATCTCTATATAAGACCCTCATTCAGCAAAATGAATATGTTATATCAAAACAGCTTTTAAGATCATCAACAAGTATTGGTGCAAATGTAGAGGAAGCGAATGCCGCTCAAACAAAAAGAGATTTCATTATGAAGATGTCTATTGCTTCCAAGGAGGCAAGAGAAACAAAATATTGGTTAAGGCTGTTGGATAAAAGTCAAATCATGAAATATGAGTATGAAGTTTACTTAAAAAACATTGAACATATTATTAATATCCTGACCAAAATAGTAAAAACATCCCAGGAGTCTTTGGCTCCTAAATAA